CACAGACCAGCGCCTGGTTGGGTGATCGGCAGGCTGGCGGGGTTCAACACCGTGGCACCCGCACACGTGGTCGCATGCCCGCGCTGGAACGCAATGAGCGCAAAGACCAGCAACAAGGACCTTCCGGACGCGGTCTGGCGGAAGGATGGACGGTTCGAGAACGGACCCATGGTCTAGTGGGGGCCGGAACGGGTGTATTCCTCGTAGAGGGCGGGGTGAGCGTCGATCCAGGCGCGCTTGGCGGCCGATCGTGCGGCATCGTCGGGCGGGGCTCCGGCCTGAAGCGACCAACGGCCATCCGGAGTGGGCACCACGGCGCGATAGGTCGGGAGACCGGGCCACATCACCTCCACGCCGAGCAACGGAACCCCGCGGACCTGAAGTACCGTTGCGAACGCATCCAGATCGAGGTCGGTGATCGGGGTGAACTTGGCCAGCGTGCGATCCGCTGCGAGGTGGAGCGGAACCTCCTGGTCGTGGTCGTGCAGGGTGTGGATGGTCACCTTCTCCAACGAACTCGTCAAGGGCAGAAAGAAGTGCAGGAACACATCGACCCCGGCCACGCTTTGGCCGATCGCACTACGTTGTCCTGTGGTCAACAGGATCAGGATCATCCACAGGGCTGCACGCACGGTCTTCGCGCGTCCACAATTGAATGGACGACCAGCAAGATACGGATCCGCGGCCTTGAGCACCGGTCTGAGTTATCCACAAGACGCGGTCGGAAGGGCCGGGTGGCCTACGGGTGCGGATCCAGAACGATGCGGGCGTTGCCCAAGGATCGGCCGTCCGCATCCTCGATCATCATCACGTACAGCCCCCCAGGGACGCCGGCCAAGGAGAGCACAAGGTCGGCGCGCTGCACGTCCCAGGGAACAGAGCCTTCGCGGATGCGCGCACCATCGGCGGTCTGCAGGGTGTAATGCACGCGTGAGGTCGAGCAGCGCGGGAGCAGGACGTGGACCCGGTCCGTGGCCGGGTTCGGCCGGACGAGAAGCCGGGGGTGTTCCGCACCCACGATGGCCGACACGGTGGAGGAGAGATCCCCGCTGCCATCGCTGTGCTGGATGCGCAAACGATAGTAGTTCAGGCCCGCGGAAGGGGATCGGTCATGGAACGAATACTCCAACCGTTCAAGCGAGTGTCCGGCGGCGGGGAGTTCACCGATCGGGGTGTAGTCCAGGTCATCGACCGACCGCTCCACCACGAAGCGCGCTGTTCCCGTTTCGGTCTGGGTGGCCCAGGTGAGGTGCACACCATCGTTCATCACATGTGCTTCAGGGCCGATCAGCTCCACGGGAAGCACGGTGCAGTCCAAGGAGGCACCGTTGGTCAATGTCCAATCCAGGGTGAACGCCTGCCCGGTGACATCGAAGTTGTCGATGTACATGATGTAGATCTGCCCGGCGATGATGTTGAGCGGAGCCACCCAGCCATTGCCGAAATCATTCTCCGAAGCGTCCACCGCTCCGTTGCCCATGCCCGTAACGAAGGCACCTGCTCCAGGATATCCCGGCACGTTCGGCGGGTAGGCCCAGGAGCAGCGAATGGGGTTGCCGACCGGAGGGCAGGTGATCGTGCTCATCGGCCCCCAGATGGCGAAGTCGTAGTCGATGTTGGCCGCGGGTTGGATGGTGAGCGCAGCGGTGCCGGAGGCCGAGGGGGAGAAGAAGTACCACGTGCCCTGGCTTTCATTGCCGTCCAAGCATCCGTTGTTCGCATTCGTCAGATCGACCGTGCACCCGGTGAAGTTCGCGTTGTTGCTGATCTGCTGGTCGTTGCAGATGGTGGCCCCCCCGGCACAATCCTCTTGCGGGGTGGTGGGTGTGGCGGGAGCGCTCACGCAGATACCGAAAGTACCGGTGGCTCCGCCATAGCCCCAGAAGCGGATCCGGTAGGTGGTGAACGGCGCCAGTGTGGCACAGCGGCGGTCGATCTCCGGCATGAAGAGCCCTCCGAAGAAGTCCTCGTCATCATTGCAGGCCACCGTGGCCAGCGCACCGCAGGCCCCGCTGTACAGCTGCATCACCCCATCGGCCAGGGTGCCCGCCTGCGTATCGATGAAGACCTGACCGCTGGCCCCGGTGGTGAAGGTGAACCAGACATCGGTGGTGGGCGCCGGCCCGCAGGTGGGTGCGGGGGCGGTCCCCGATGCAGTGGCTCCGGCATTGGAGAACGTCAGCATCGTGCAGGTCGGCAGCACCGGCAGGGCGATCGCACCCGGACAGTTGTCGTTCGCGGGCGGTGGCGGGGGCGACCACACGCAGAGCTGGCCGTTGAACCCGCCGTTGCCGTTATAGCGCTGCACGCGGATGATGTAGTTCGTTCCAGGCACGGTGGCGAGGGTCACGGTCTCCGCCCCGAACACGGTGTTGTCGGCGCAGGCCAGCGATGCGTTGGCCGCACAGGCCGACATGATGTGGAGCACGGCATCGTCGAACAGCCCGCCCGGAGTGAAGGTGATCGTGGTGGTGGCGGCCGTGGCGGTGAACCAGCCGAACGCATCGTCGAAGTTGCCGCTGTTGCAACTGGCGGGTGCCAGGTTGATGTTCGCGACGTAGGCGGCGGGTTTGTTGAAGGCCACGTTCACGCAGGAGGTGCCCACCGGGTACTGGTTGGCCGGCGCGAGGCCGCAGGCATCGCTCGAGGCCTGCCCGGCAAGCGCCATGGGCACCATCAGACCGATGGTCAGGAGGCCTATGGCGCCGGGCGCGCGGGATCGATCGCTCCTGTTCATTCGTCCGTTCGGGTGGCGCGGTCGAGGAGGTCCACGTAGCGCGCCGGATCGGCGGCGATCCACGCGTTCTTGTGCGCGGCGTCCGCGTCCAAGGGGGTCCACTGTGGGGAGGTGGTATCGGGAGGCGCGATGGTGATGCGGACCGTTCCCGGCGCGCCGGATCCGGACCAATGGATGAGCTGAAAGCCGTGAGCGTTCAGGAGTTGCGCCAGCTCAGCGGGCTGGATGGTCACGGGACCGGCGAAGTGGAGGATGCGCTTCGGTCGGTCGTAGTGCACTTCGGTGTGGGGCAGCCAGTCCACGACGGCCCCGAGCATGGGCTTCACGGCGGCCTCGGGCAAGATGGGGGCGATCACGGCCTCGGCCTGCACCACGACCTGCGCGTGTCCCAGCAGTGAGCAGGCCAAAGCCCAGCCGAGGGTCGTCGAACGGAGAGACATCACCGCCCCGGTCAACGCGCTCAAGCTGGACCGTTCAGTGGATCCGATCGGGTCTTTCATGGTCCGCCGTTCCGGCGTGGGATCAACGGACCAAGCTACGGTGGCCGGCTGGCGCGGGTCAAGTCATCCAGACGGCTGTTCTCAACAGCCCGGGTTCATACCGAGGTGCTGGCCCGTTGGGTGTGAAGCACACGCCCGGGATACTGGTCCAGCGCGACACGCAGGCAATCCACCGCTTTGCGGAGCTTTTCCTGTTCCAGTACGTAGGCCAATCGCACCTGCTTCCGGCCGGTGGCCGGCTCGGCATAAAAACCGCTGCACGGTGCCATCATCACCGTGTGGCCGTTGTGACTGAAGGACTCCAGTAACCATTGGCAGAAGGCGTCCGCATCGTCGATCGGCAGCTCGGCCACGCAGTAGAACGCACCTTTGGGGGAAGGGCAAAGGACCCCAGGGATGCTGTTCAAGCTATTCACCAGGATGTCGCGACGCTGGCTGTATTCGGCGATCACCTCGTCGAAGTACGCTTTCGGGGTGTTCAGGGCGGCTTCGCTTGCGATCTGGCCGAAGGTGGGCGGGCTGAGCCGTGCCTGGGCGAACTTCAGCACGGTGGCCAGCAGTTCGGCGTTGCGCGTGATGAAGGCGCCCACCCGAGCGCCGCACATGCTGTAGCGCTTGCTCACGCTATCGATCAGCACGGCATGCTGGTCGAGCCCTTCCAGGGACAACGCGCTGATATGGGTGGCCCCGTCGTAGCAGAACTCACGGTACACCTCATCGGCGAAGAGGAAGAGGTCGTGCTTGAGCACGATGGAGCGCAGGGTCTCCAGTTCCGTGCGGCTGTAGAGATAGCCCGTGGGGTTGCCCGGGTTGCAGATGAGGATGCCCTTGGTGCGCGGGGTGATGAGGGCCTCGAACGCGCTGATCGCCGGCAGGGCGAACCCTTCCTGGATGGTGCTTCGGACGGGTACCACCTTGACCCCGGCCGCCAAGGCGAAGCTGTTGTAGTTGGCGTAGTACGGTTCGGGAATGATGAGCTCATCGCCCGGCTCGAAGCAGGCCATCATGCCGAAGAGCAGGGCCTCGCTGCCGCCGTTGGTGACGATGATCTGCTCGTGGGTCGCCGGGATCCCGTGCTTGCCGTAGTAGGCGGCCAGGCCCTTCCTGTAGCTCTCGAAGCCGGCGCTGTGGCTGTATTCGATCACGGTGCGGTCCAGGTGGCGGATGGCCTCCAGCGCCACCTCCGGTGTGCGGATGTCGGGTTGCCCGATGTTGAGATGGAGCACCTGGGTCCCGCGTTTGCGGGCGGCCTCGGCAAAGGGGACGAGCTTGCGGATGGGGGAGGCCGGCATCAGGCGACCCTTGGTGGAAATGGCGGGCATCGGGATCGGGAAGTGTGGGGCGAAGTTCGGCGTTCCGTGCGCACAGTACGCGAACGAAGAAGCCCCGCCAGGCCGGCGGGGCTTCCGATGGGAACGTTCGCTGGATCAGTTGGTCTTCTCCACGGGGGCCATGGGGCTCTGCTCCTTCACCGGGGAAGCGGGCGTCTCGGGACCGGCCTCCACCGTGCCCTTGATGCGCACCACCTTCTCGGGGGCGTTCGTGGCGTTGCTGCTGATGGTCACGCTCTTGTTGATCGGGCCGGGGCGCTTGGTGTCGTATTTCACCGTGATGGTCGTCTTGGTGCCGGGCTTGATCGGGGCGGTGTCGCACTTGGGCACCGTGCAGCCGCAGCTTCCCTTGCAATTGGTGATGATCAACGGCTGGTCGCCGGTGTTGGTCACGATGAACTCGCAGGTGCCGTTCGCGCCGTTGGCGATGGTACCGTAGTCATGCACTTCCTTGTCGAGGCCTGATCTGCGGACCGGTGCCGCCCACGGGCTTGGCATTGTCCTGGGCCATGGCACCGAGGAAGAGGGCGCTGAGGCCGAACGAGAGGAGGAACTTCTTCATGGAGTGGATCGGGTTTCGTGCGTTGCTGGACCAAAACTACGGACGGGTCACCTGAGGGTTCCGACATTAACAAGACCTTAACAGGGCCGCGTTCCGTGTGCCCGTGTACCGCCGATCCCATGCCGAACCGGGACCTCCGGTTACCTTTGCCGGCCTCGATGCAAAGGCCCGCGCGGCTTTGCTCGAAGCCTCTCCGATGAGCACCCCTCAGATCCCCAAACGATACGATCCGGCCCACGCCGAAGGCCACTGGTATGCCCACTGGATGGCGAAGGGCTACTTCCGCAGCGTACCCGACGACCGCGAGCCCTACACCGTGGTGATCCCGCCTCCCAACGTCACGGGCGTGCTGCACATGGGCCACATGCTCAACAACACCATCCAGGACGTGCTGGTGCGCCGCGCGCGTATGCAGGGCAGGAACGCCTGTTGGGTGCCGGGCACGGACCACGCGAGCATCGCCACCGAGGCCAAGGTGGTGCGCCTGCTCGGCGAGCAGGGGCTCAAGAAGAGCGCCATCGGCCGCGAGGAGTTCCTCAAGCACGCCTTTGCGTGGAAGGAGAAGTACGGCGGGGTGATCCTGGAGCAGCTGAAGAAGCTCGGCGCCAGCTGTGACTGGGACCGTATACGCTTCACCATGGAGCCCGACCTCAGCGACGCGGTGCTCGACGTGTTCATCGACCTGCACAAGAAAGGCCTGGTGTACCGTGGCCTGCGCATGGTGAACTGGGACCCCGTGGCCCTCACCGCGGTCAGCGACGAAGAGGTGATCCACAAGGAGGTCAACTCGAAGCTCTTTCACATCCGGTACAAAGTGGAGCGTGAGGACCCCGATGGAGTGGAGGAGTACATCGTGATCGCCACTACGCGTCCTGAGACGATCCTGGGCGACAGCGCCGTGGCCGTGCACCCCGAGGACGAGCGCTATACGGACCTGAAGGGTATGCGCGTGCAGGTGCCCCTCATCGGCCGCAGCATCCCCGTGATCTTCGATGAGTACGTGGAGCGCGAGTTCGGAACCGGCGCGCTGAAAGTGACGCCTGCGCACGACGTGAACGACCACGAATTGGGCAAGAAGCACAACCTCGAGACCATCGATATCCTGGAGCCCAACGGCACGCTCAGTGCGGCTGCGCAGCTCTACGTGGGCGAGGACCGCTTCGTGGTGCGCAAGAAGATCGCGAAGGAGCTGGAGGAGAAGGGCTTCCTGGTGAGGACCGAGGACATCGTGAACAAGGTGGGCACCAGCGAGCGCACCGACGCCGTGATCGAGCCGCGTCTCTCCTTGCAGTGGTTCGTGAAGATGGGTGAGCTCGCCAAGCCGGCGCTCGAGGTGGTGAAGGACGGCCGCGTGAAGCTCCATCCGCAGAAGTTCGTGAACACCTACACGTACTGGATGGAGAACGTGCGCGACTGGTGCATCAGCCGCCAGTTGTGGTGGGGGCAGCAGGTGCCGGCGTGGTACAACGAGGCCGGGGACGTGGCCGTATGCCGCACCGAGGCCGAGGCCATTGCGCAGTTCACCGCCGAAGGCAAGAGCACCAAGGGTATCAAGCAGGACGAGGACGTCGTGGACACCTGGTTCAGCAGCTGGCTGTGGCCCATCAGCGTGTTCGACGGCTTCAAGGACCCGAACAACGCGGATATCAAGTACTACTACCCCACCAACGACCTGGTCACCGCGCCGGAGATCCTCTTCTTCTGGGTGGCGCGCATGATCATGGCGGGCATGGAGTACCGCGGCGAGATCCCTTTCAAGAACGTGTACCTCACCGGCATCGTGCGCGACAAGCTGGGCCGGAAGATGAGCAAGAGCCTCGGCAACAGCCCCGACCCGCTCGACCTGATCGCCAAGTACGGCGCGGACGGCGTGCGCACCGGCATGCTCTTCAGCAGCCCGGCTGGCAACGACCTCCCGTTCGATGAGGGCCTCTGCGAGCAGGGCCGCAACTTCAGCAACAAGATCTGGAACGCGTTCCGCCTCGTGAAGGGCTGGACCGTCGCGCAGCATGAACAGCCTGCCGGCCATGCGGTGGCCGTGGCCTGGATGCAGAGCCGTGTCGCTCGGTCCACCGCCGAGCTCGATGGCCTGTACGACCAGTTCCGCATCAGCGAGGCGCTGATGACCACCTACAAGCTGATCTGGGACGACCTCTGCAGCTGGTACCTGGAATCGATCAAGCCCGCCTTCG
The Flavobacteriales bacterium DNA segment above includes these coding regions:
- a CDS encoding valine--tRNA ligase, whose translation is MSTPQIPKRYDPAHAEGHWYAHWMAKGYFRSVPDDREPYTVVIPPPNVTGVLHMGHMLNNTIQDVLVRRARMQGRNACWVPGTDHASIATEAKVVRLLGEQGLKKSAIGREEFLKHAFAWKEKYGGVILEQLKKLGASCDWDRIRFTMEPDLSDAVLDVFIDLHKKGLVYRGLRMVNWDPVALTAVSDEEVIHKEVNSKLFHIRYKVEREDPDGVEEYIVIATTRPETILGDSAVAVHPEDERYTDLKGMRVQVPLIGRSIPVIFDEYVEREFGTGALKVTPAHDVNDHELGKKHNLETIDILEPNGTLSAAAQLYVGEDRFVVRKKIAKELEEKGFLVRTEDIVNKVGTSERTDAVIEPRLSLQWFVKMGELAKPALEVVKDGRVKLHPQKFVNTYTYWMENVRDWCISRQLWWGQQVPAWYNEAGDVAVCRTEAEAIAQFTAEGKSTKGIKQDEDVVDTWFSSWLWPISVFDGFKDPNNADIKYYYPTNDLVTAPEILFFWVARMIMAGMEYRGEIPFKNVYLTGIVRDKLGRKMSKSLGNSPDPLDLIAKYGADGVRTGMLFSSPAGNDLPFDEGLCEQGRNFSNKIWNAFRLVKGWTVAQHEQPAGHAVAVAWMQSRVARSTAELDGLYDQFRISEALMTTYKLIWDDLCSWYLESIKPAFVDSVALPIDAATYEATIGLFEDVLKLLHPYMPFLTEELWHHLHERKEGEDIIIAAWPKGGAGDAKLEAEVQHAFDLVSAVCAVRNERGLSPKEPLQVGPSGSTPLTAASSALVDKLANTGALAGPFGSIPAGATAVFAGATEYAVLLPQLDAAAEAKKAEEELTYLRGFLTSVDKKLSNERFVAGAPAQVLENERKKKADAEAKIKSLEERLAVLK
- a CDS encoding DUF1573 domain-containing protein, with protein sequence MPSPWAAPVRRSGLDKEVHDYGTIANGANGTCEFIVTNTGDQPLIITNCKGSCGCTVPKCDTAPIKPGTKTTITVKYDTKRPGPINKSVTISSNATNAPEKVVRIKGTVEAGPETPASPVKEQSPMAPVEKTN
- a CDS encoding pyridoxal phosphate-dependent aminotransferase; protein product: MPAISTKGRLMPASPIRKLVPFAEAARKRGTQVLHLNIGQPDIRTPEVALEAIRHLDRTVIEYSHSAGFESYRKGLAAYYGKHGIPATHEQIIVTNGGSEALLFGMMACFEPGDELIIPEPYYANYNSFALAAGVKVVPVRSTIQEGFALPAISAFEALITPRTKGILICNPGNPTGYLYSRTELETLRSIVLKHDLFLFADEVYREFCYDGATHISALSLEGLDQHAVLIDSVSKRYSMCGARVGAFITRNAELLATVLKFAQARLSPPTFGQIASEAALNTPKAYFDEVIAEYSQRRDILVNSLNSIPGVLCPSPKGAFYCVAELPIDDADAFCQWLLESFSHNGHTVMMAPCSGFYAEPATGRKQVRLAYVLEQEKLRKAVDCLRVALDQYPGRVLHTQRASTSV